In Providencia hangzhouensis, the DNA window TGAACTATGATGGGTATTAATAACAAAAGTTATGAAAGTTGTTCCTCTTACCACAAATAATGATATTGTAGGGAAAACAACAAAAAGAACATAACATCTACACACTCATAAACAACCTAACTACATTGTCATCGGTCTCAGATTTCAGGTTTTATGTGATAGCTAGCTGATTTCCAAAGCATACCGGTAGAACAATGCACGAAGACGCAGTATAACGCTGGGCTTCTGGGTTGTTGGGTGTCGATTATCAAGCGCTAAGGAGACCGTAATGGCTGATAACAAAGCTAAGCTAACGACTGGTAGTAAGGGTGATATTGACCTAGATATTTTAAGCCCAACGATTGGTCAAGACGTTATCGATGTCCGAACTTTAGGTTCTAAAGGGTTCTTTACCTACGACCCTGGTTTTACTTCTACTGCATCCTGTGAATCAAAAATCACCTATATCGATGGTGAGCAAGGCATTCTGTTACACCGTGGTTTCCCTATCGATCAACTCGCTACTGAAGCCTCTTATCTCGAAGTTTGTTATATCCTGCTATACGGTGAAGCACCGACTCAAGAACAATATGACGTATTTAAAAATACGGTGACTCGCCACACCATGATCCATGAGCAAATTACTCGCATGCTTAATGGTTTCCGCCGTGACTCACACCCAATGGCTGTATTATGTGGTGTTACAGGCGCACTAGCTGCCTTCTATCACGATGCATTAGACGTGAATAACCCACGCCACCGTGAAATTACGGCTTATCGTCTGCTATCAAAAATGCCAACAGTTGCAGCGATGTGTTACAAATATTCAATTGGCCAACCTTTTGTTTATCCACGTAATGACCTGTCATACGCGGGTAATTTCTTGCACATGATGTTCTCTACACCATGTGAAGAATACACAGTTAATCCTGTTTTAGAACGCGCAATGGATCGTATTTTGATTCTGCACGCTGACCATGAACAAAACGCCTCAACATCGACAGTTCGTACTGCGGGTTCATCTGGCGCAAACCCATTTGCTTGTATCGCAGCGGGTATCGCTTCACTGTGGGGGCCTGCTCACGGTGGAGCTAACGAAGCTTGCTTACGTATGTTGGAAGAAATCCAAACTGTTGAGCACATCCCTGCATTTATCGAGCGCGCTAAAGACAAAAATGACTCTTTCCGCTTAATGGGCTTCGGTCACCGTGTTTATAAAAACCATGACCCACGTGCAACCGTAATGCGTGAAACTTGCCATGAAGTTCTAAATGAACTTGGCTTGAATGACAGCTTGCTGGAAGTCGCTATGGAGCTGGAACGTATCGCATTAAACGACCCGTATTTTATTGAGAAAAAACTGTACCCGAACGTTGACTTCTATTCGGGTATCATCTTGAAAGCAATGGGTATTCCATCTTCAATGTTTACTGTTATTTTTGCTATTGCACGTACCATTGGCTGGATTGCACATTGGAATGAAATGCACGATGACG includes these proteins:
- a CDS encoding citrate synthase; amino-acid sequence: MADNKAKLTTGSKGDIDLDILSPTIGQDVIDVRTLGSKGFFTYDPGFTSTASCESKITYIDGEQGILLHRGFPIDQLATEASYLEVCYILLYGEAPTQEQYDVFKNTVTRHTMIHEQITRMLNGFRRDSHPMAVLCGVTGALAAFYHDALDVNNPRHREITAYRLLSKMPTVAAMCYKYSIGQPFVYPRNDLSYAGNFLHMMFSTPCEEYTVNPVLERAMDRILILHADHEQNASTSTVRTAGSSGANPFACIAAGIASLWGPAHGGANEACLRMLEEIQTVEHIPAFIERAKDKNDSFRLMGFGHRVYKNHDPRATVMRETCHEVLNELGLNDSLLEVAMELERIALNDPYFIEKKLYPNVDFYSGIILKAMGIPSSMFTVIFAIARTIGWIAHWNEMHDDGLKIARPRQLYTGYDKREFNSELSKK